One window of Corynebacterium accolens genomic DNA carries:
- a CDS encoding DoxX family protein: protein MNFHKNVLPTALITMGTLHFLRAKTFESIVPPQLPGSPRLYNFASGAWEIATGYLLTDRATRESGGASAAALFLAVWPANMYHAWIERDARWPKKLYHIIRLPLQIPLIRYAWKIAQGRA from the coding sequence ATGAACTTTCATAAAAACGTGCTCCCCACAGCCCTTATCACGATGGGCACGCTGCATTTCCTGCGCGCCAAAACCTTCGAATCTATTGTGCCGCCGCAGCTGCCGGGCTCGCCGCGGTTGTACAACTTCGCCTCCGGCGCCTGGGAGATAGCCACCGGCTATTTGCTCACCGATCGCGCCACCCGCGAATCCGGCGGCGCCTCTGCCGCGGCGCTATTTCTTGCCGTGTGGCCGGCGAATATGTACCACGCCTGGATCGAGCGCGATGCGCGATGGCCGAAGAAGCTGTATCACATCATTCGCCTGCCGCTGCAGATTCCGTTGATTCGCTACGCATGGAAGATCGCGCAGGGTAGGGCATAA
- a CDS encoding proline--tRNA ligase: MITRLSELFLRTLREDPADAEVPSHKLLVRAGYVRRVAPGIYTWLPLGLRALRKIEDVVRQEMDAIGGQEMLFPALLPREPYEKTNRWVEYGPNLFRLQDRKNADLLLGPTHEEMFANAVKDMYSSYKDFPVTLYQIQTKYRDEERPRAGVLRGREFVMKDSYSFDMNDEGLDSSYARHRKAYQNVFDRLEIDYAICKATSGAMGGSASEEFLALSEVGEDLFVRSTEGDYAANVEAVVTQAPPEKDIAGQPAAKEYRTPDAATIEALVHWAKTEDIAVDGHEVRAADILKCVMVEVTHPALEDAEEKKELAAVLIPGDRELDPKRLEAALEPAEFTLASDKIFAQYDFLEQGFVGPRALNSNGVKVFADPRVVKGSSWITGADAQNCYVVGCVAGRDFHVDEFVEAAEVKEGDPAPDNQGTLALQRGIELGHIFQLGRKYTEAFDVQILDENGKRAIPTMGSYGIGISRMLAVLAEQRHDDKGLNWPVAVAPYQVHVAVANKDAAAMEAGDKLVEELSQAGLEVLFDDRPKVSPGVKFKDAELLGMPFVAIVGRAFKDGIIELRIRGQETLEVPADEIVDKLLELVRA; the protein is encoded by the coding sequence ATGATTACCCGCCTTTCTGAACTATTTCTCCGCACCCTTCGCGAGGACCCAGCCGATGCCGAGGTCCCCAGCCACAAGCTGCTGGTGCGTGCCGGTTACGTGCGCCGCGTCGCGCCGGGCATCTACACCTGGCTGCCGTTGGGTCTGCGCGCCCTGCGCAAGATCGAAGACGTAGTACGCCAAGAAATGGATGCCATTGGCGGGCAAGAAATGCTTTTCCCGGCCCTGCTGCCGCGCGAGCCCTATGAAAAGACCAACCGGTGGGTGGAATACGGCCCCAACCTATTCCGCCTGCAGGACCGCAAGAATGCCGACTTGCTGCTCGGGCCAACACACGAGGAAATGTTCGCCAACGCCGTCAAGGACATGTACTCCTCGTACAAGGATTTCCCGGTCACCTTGTATCAGATTCAGACGAAGTACCGCGATGAGGAACGCCCCCGCGCCGGGGTGCTGCGCGGGCGCGAGTTCGTGATGAAGGATTCCTACTCCTTCGATATGAACGATGAGGGGCTCGATTCCTCCTACGCCCGCCACCGCAAGGCGTATCAGAATGTTTTTGACCGCTTAGAAATCGATTACGCCATTTGTAAGGCCACCTCTGGCGCGATGGGCGGGTCCGCCTCCGAGGAGTTCTTGGCGCTTTCTGAGGTGGGCGAAGACCTCTTCGTGCGCTCCACCGAGGGCGATTATGCGGCCAATGTAGAGGCGGTCGTGACCCAAGCGCCCCCAGAAAAAGATATTGCGGGCCAGCCCGCGGCGAAGGAGTACCGTACCCCGGATGCCGCCACCATTGAAGCGCTTGTGCACTGGGCGAAGACCGAGGACATCGCCGTCGACGGCCATGAGGTCCGGGCCGCCGATATCCTTAAATGCGTCATGGTGGAGGTAACCCACCCGGCGCTTGAGGACGCTGAAGAGAAGAAGGAATTAGCGGCCGTGCTGATTCCGGGCGATCGCGAATTGGATCCCAAGCGCCTTGAGGCAGCCTTAGAGCCTGCGGAATTCACCCTGGCCAGCGATAAGATTTTTGCGCAATACGATTTCTTGGAGCAGGGCTTTGTGGGCCCGCGCGCGCTGAACTCCAATGGCGTGAAGGTCTTTGCCGATCCCCGCGTGGTCAAGGGCTCTTCCTGGATCACTGGCGCGGATGCGCAAAACTGCTACGTCGTGGGCTGCGTGGCCGGCCGCGATTTCCACGTCGATGAGTTTGTGGAAGCAGCAGAGGTGAAAGAGGGCGATCCCGCACCGGATAACCAGGGCACATTGGCCTTGCAGCGCGGCATCGAGCTGGGTCATATCTTCCAGTTGGGCCGCAAGTACACCGAGGCCTTTGACGTGCAAATCCTCGATGAAAACGGCAAGCGCGCCATCCCCACGATGGGCTCTTATGGCATCGGCATCTCCCGCATGCTGGCCGTGCTGGCAGAGCAGCGCCATGATGATAAGGGCCTGAATTGGCCGGTCGCGGTGGCGCCGTACCAAGTGCACGTGGCGGTGGCGAATAAAGATGCCGCGGCCATGGAGGCCGGCGATAAGCTGGTAGAAGAGCTGTCCCAGGCAGGCCTTGAGGTGCTTTTCGATGACCGCCCCAAGGTCTCCCCGGGCGTGAAGTTCAAAGATGCAGAGCTACTCGGCATGCCGTTTGTGGCCATCGTGGGCCGCGCCTTCAAGGACGGCATCATCGAGCTGCGTATCCGCGGCCAAGAAACGCTGGAGGTACCTGCGGATGAGATCGTGGACAAACTCCTCGAGTTGGTGCGAGCTTAA
- the yaaA gene encoding peroxide stress protein YaaA: MLIVLPPSETKAHGGTGKPLDFANLSFPELTDTRREIAAELQSLPIDEAMVALKLSEKLRGEAESNSQLFTTPTMPAVERYTGVLFDALSASTLPSWSRLAIGDALFGLLRADDPIPHYRLSGGSKLGGRTMKSFWGKQITQALENIDELVVDLRSGTYQQLGRLPSAVTVRVESVQPDGSRKVVSHFNKHYKGLLARELALSPADAFSAADVAAIARAAGMTVEEPPHGSRELTLVVSP, encoded by the coding sequence ATGCTCATTGTCCTCCCTCCTTCAGAAACCAAGGCCCATGGCGGCACCGGAAAGCCGCTTGATTTTGCCAACCTATCTTTTCCAGAACTTACCGATACGCGGCGCGAAATCGCCGCTGAGCTGCAGTCTCTTCCCATTGATGAGGCGATGGTGGCGCTGAAGCTCTCGGAGAAGCTGCGCGGTGAGGCCGAATCCAATAGTCAGCTTTTTACCACCCCCACCATGCCAGCGGTGGAGCGCTATACTGGCGTGCTTTTTGATGCACTTTCGGCGTCCACCCTTCCCTCGTGGAGCCGCCTTGCTATTGGCGATGCCCTCTTCGGCCTCCTGCGCGCGGACGACCCCATCCCCCATTACCGCTTATCGGGCGGTTCCAAGCTGGGAGGTCGCACCATGAAGTCTTTTTGGGGCAAGCAGATAACGCAGGCGCTAGAAAACATCGACGAGCTGGTTGTGGATCTCCGCTCGGGCACCTACCAGCAATTGGGCCGGCTGCCTTCGGCGGTGACGGTGCGGGTAGAAAGCGTGCAACCAGATGGCTCGCGCAAGGTGGTCAGCCACTTTAACAAGCACTACAAGGGCCTGCTGGCCCGGGAGCTGGCGCTCTCGCCTGCCGATGCCTTCAGCGCCGCCGATGTCGCCGCTATCGCCCGCGCGGCCGGCATGACGGTGGAGGAACCACCGCACGGCTCACGGGAACTTACCCTCGTCGTATCCCCGTAA
- a CDS encoding ABC transporter permease: protein MNTIVSGSRKIFSLRSTWVYLAIITVGLTTANVLMGAIRTDDSALQSSDLAIGAIFAVVIMIFSSATLVGGDLQKGTVAWSYLSTNRRLQVLSSQILVITVANVAAAALAGILGMLFNAALGSSYDFSSFVHYPDNAVFLFTFVEYIVYTLLATGLAYILRSGTFAAMLLIIEYFVIESVLTSMDMGWAKYILQILPDANLRTFFQGQDTFGLMAPQWASGVIVLAMVVAVLGGAAAVQRRRAVV from the coding sequence ATGAACACCATCGTTTCTGGATCCCGCAAGATATTTTCCCTGCGCTCAACGTGGGTCTACCTCGCTATCATCACCGTTGGCCTAACCACCGCGAACGTGCTGATGGGAGCTATCCGCACTGACGACAGCGCCCTCCAATCCTCCGACCTAGCCATCGGCGCCATCTTCGCCGTGGTCATCATGATCTTTTCCTCGGCCACGCTCGTCGGCGGCGACCTACAAAAAGGCACCGTCGCCTGGAGCTACCTATCTACCAACCGGCGTTTACAGGTGCTCTCGAGCCAAATACTCGTCATCACCGTGGCCAACGTCGCCGCGGCGGCCCTGGCGGGCATACTCGGAATGTTATTTAACGCTGCGCTCGGCAGCTCGTATGACTTCTCCAGCTTCGTGCACTACCCGGATAATGCGGTGTTCCTTTTCACCTTCGTGGAATACATCGTCTATACCCTGCTGGCTACAGGCCTGGCATATATCCTGCGCAGCGGCACCTTTGCAGCCATGCTGCTCATTATTGAGTACTTCGTCATCGAAAGCGTGCTGACTTCAATGGATATGGGCTGGGCCAAATACATCCTGCAGATTTTGCCCGATGCCAACCTGCGCACCTTCTTCCAAGGCCAAGACACCTTCGGCCTTATGGCCCCGCAATGGGCATCCGGCGTCATTGTCTTGGCCATGGTGGTAGCGGTCCTCGGCGGGGCCGCAGCCGTCCAGCGCCGCCGCGCCGTGGTCTAG
- a CDS encoding ABC transporter ATP-binding protein, whose translation MLTVTQLSKKYGSFTAVDNLSFEVPDGQVTGFLGPNGSGKSTTMRMCVGLENPTSGTATFDGTPFRELPDPASTVGTLLDANWFHPGRSARAHLGYMAALQGVSMDHVDDTLERVGLGKVAKKRIGGYSLGMKQRLGLACAMMGQPKHLLLDEPVNGLDPEGVHWMRDRIREFAAGGCAVLVSSHLLSEMQLTADRLVVIGKGKLVGEGTVEEFVNASGASTVEVVVDQPEELARLLHDSQAETSFDGEVLRITGLDRDEVGQLCFDHRIRISSLEVKHPSLEDAFLGATADHLDYRSA comes from the coding sequence ATGCTCACAGTCACACAGCTTTCCAAGAAGTACGGTTCCTTTACAGCAGTAGACAACCTTTCCTTCGAGGTTCCCGATGGCCAAGTCACCGGGTTCTTAGGGCCCAATGGTTCCGGCAAATCCACCACGATGCGCATGTGCGTCGGTCTAGAAAATCCCACCTCCGGCACCGCCACATTCGACGGCACCCCATTCCGCGAACTACCCGATCCCGCCTCCACGGTGGGCACCTTGCTTGATGCCAATTGGTTCCACCCCGGCCGCAGCGCCCGCGCGCACTTGGGCTATATGGCAGCACTCCAGGGAGTATCGATGGACCACGTTGATGACACCCTGGAGCGCGTCGGGCTCGGCAAAGTGGCGAAAAAGCGCATCGGGGGCTATTCGCTTGGCATGAAGCAGCGCCTGGGCCTCGCCTGCGCCATGATGGGACAACCGAAGCACTTGCTTCTCGATGAACCCGTCAACGGCCTTGACCCTGAGGGCGTGCACTGGATGCGCGACCGTATCCGCGAATTCGCCGCCGGGGGATGCGCCGTGCTGGTGTCGTCCCACCTGCTCTCAGAAATGCAGCTCACGGCGGACCGCTTGGTGGTCATCGGCAAGGGCAAGCTCGTTGGTGAAGGAACGGTAGAAGAATTTGTCAATGCCTCTGGTGCCTCCACCGTGGAGGTCGTGGTGGATCAACCAGAAGAACTGGCCCGCCTGCTGCACGATTCGCAGGCAGAGACCTCCTTTGATGGGGAGGTTCTGCGCATTACCGGCCTAGACCGCGACGAGGTCGGCCAATTGTGCTTTGACCACCGCATCCGTATCAGCAGCCTTGAGGTGAAGCACCCCTCCTTGGAAGACGCCTTCCTCGGTGCTACCGCAGACCACCTGGATTACCGCTCCGCATAA
- a CDS encoding response regulator has translation MSNPEQESEPIRIALVDDQPLLRAGFAMLIGSQEDMSVVWQASDGDEVLDLARQEPVDIILMDVQMARVNGIAATEEVLPEFPDTKVIMLTTFDDHNFVHGAISAGASGFLLKDVEPEELLSAIRTVHSGEAVLSPRITAQVLQQVRSEEGGDSRKAHSASHTAAAAQPGATTATAPPSAELTPREMDILRLMALGYSNTEISEEEFVSMATVKTHVRHVLTKTGSRDRVQAVLYAYTHGVVTVEELLSHPQG, from the coding sequence ATGTCTAATCCGGAACAGGAATCTGAGCCCATTCGCATTGCGCTTGTCGATGACCAACCGCTCCTGCGCGCCGGGTTCGCCATGCTGATCGGCTCGCAGGAGGATATGAGCGTGGTCTGGCAGGCCTCCGATGGCGATGAGGTACTGGACCTAGCCCGGCAAGAGCCCGTCGATATCATCCTCATGGACGTGCAAATGGCGCGGGTTAACGGCATTGCGGCCACGGAGGAAGTGCTCCCTGAATTCCCGGATACCAAGGTCATCATGTTGACCACCTTTGATGATCACAACTTTGTCCACGGTGCAATCTCTGCCGGGGCATCCGGATTTTTGCTCAAAGACGTCGAGCCTGAGGAGCTGCTCTCAGCCATTCGCACCGTGCACTCGGGTGAGGCCGTGCTCTCGCCGCGCATTACCGCCCAGGTGCTCCAACAAGTCCGCAGCGAGGAGGGTGGGGACAGTAGGAAGGCGCACTCGGCTTCGCACACCGCCGCGGCTGCACAGCCAGGCGCCACCACCGCTACGGCCCCGCCGTCCGCGGAACTTACCCCGCGCGAGATGGATATTTTAAGGCTCATGGCGCTGGGGTATTCGAATACCGAAATATCCGAAGAGGAGTTTGTCTCTATGGCAACGGTCAAGACCCACGTGCGCCACGTGCTGACCAAGACTGGGTCCCGCGACCGCGTCCAGGCCGTGCTGTATGCCTATACCCATGGGGTGGTCACCGTAGAAGAACTGCTTTCTCATCCCCAGGGATGA